Proteins encoded by one window of Arachis hypogaea cultivar Tifrunner chromosome 1, arahy.Tifrunner.gnm2.J5K5, whole genome shotgun sequence:
- the LOC112797153 gene encoding isocitrate dehydrogenase [NAD] regulatory subunit 1, mitochondrial-like, with the protein MTTARSIIPLLNRLISRSQPSRSVTYMHRPGDGSPRPVTLIPGDGVGPLVTDAVEQVMEAMHAPVYFEKFEVHGTMKKFPEEVLDSIRKNKVCIKGGLATPMGGGVNSLNVYLRKELDLYASLVNCFNMRGLPTRHENVDIVVIRENTEGEYAGLEHEVVPGVVESLKVITKFCSERIASYAFEYAYLNNRKKVTAVHKANIMKLADGLFLEACREVAQKYPAIQYNEIIVDNCCMQLVSKPEQFDVMVTPNLYGNLVANTAAGICGGTGVMPGGNVGAEHAVFEQGASAGNVGKDSIVAQKTANPVALLLSSAMMLRHLQFPAFADRLETAVQKVILQGKVRTKDLGGSSTTQEVVDAVIDALD; encoded by the exons ATGACAACCGCAAGATCCATCATCCCACTCCTCAACCGCCTCATCTCCAGATCTCAACCGTCCAGATCCGTAACCTACATGCACCGTCCCGGCGATGGCTCCCCTCGCCCGGTAACCCTCATACCGGGAGACGGCGTCGGGCCTCTGGTCACCGACGCCGTGGAACAGGTCATGGAGGCCATGCACGCTCCGGTGTACTTCGAGAAATTCGAAGTGCACGGGACCATGAAGAAGTTTCCAGAAGAGGTTCTGGATTCGATTCGAAAGAACAAGGTGTGCATCAAGGGAGGTCTGGCCACGCCGATGGGCGGTGGCGTGAACTCCCTGAACGTGTATTTAAGGAAGGAGCTTGATCTCTACGCTTCGTTGGTGAATTGCTTCAATATGAGAGGGTTGCCGACGAGGCATGAAAATGTGGACATTGTTGTGATTAGAGAGAACACTGAAGGTGAATATGCTGGCCTTGAACATGAGGTTGTGCCTGGTGTTGTTGAAAGTCTTAAG GTGATAACGAAGTTCTGTTCGGAGAGAATAGCATCATATGCATTCGAGTATGCGTATCTGAACAACAGAAAGAAGGTGACAGCGGTGCACAAAGCAAACATAATGAAGCTAGCAGATGGTCTGTTCTTGGAAGCATGCAGAGAGGTTGCACAAAAGTATCCTGCAATCCAATACAATGAAATCATTGTTGATAATTGTTGCATGCAGCTTGTTTCAAAGCCTGAGCAGTTTGATGTCATG GTGACTCCCAATCTTTATGGAAATCTAGTTGCAAATACTGCAGCAGGCATTTGTGGAGGCACAGGAGTCATGCCTGGAG GTAATGTTGGTGCTGAACATGCTGTGTTTGAGCAAGGAGCTTCAGCTGGAAATGTTGGAAAGGATTCAATTGTTGCACAAAAAACAGCAAACCCAGTTGCACTTCTTCTCTCTTCTGCAATGATGCTTAGGCATCTTCAGTTTCCTGCATTTGCTGACAGATTAGAAACTGCTGTTCAAAAAGTCATTCTTCAAGGCAAAGTCAGAACAAAGGATCTTGGAGGATCAAGTACCACCCAAGAGGTTGTTGATGCAGTAATAGATGCTTTAGattaa
- the LOC112805374 gene encoding serine acetyltransferase 2-like, which yields MRPQHVEDGDHEHHSNDNKNINSSFSTTAYHLERVFPVYAMGIPNPSHSSAFHNNHLDISLQTIWDHIREEARFEAEREPILSSFMYASILSHDCLEQALASVLANRLQNPTLLATQLMDIFFNLLMHDESIRRSIRLDLKAFKDRGPSCVSYCSTLLNRKGYHSLQVYRVAHALWGEGRKVLALTLQSRVSEVFGIDIHPAAKIGDEILLDHGTRVVIGETAIVGNRVSLMQGVTLGETGKEGGDRHPKVAEGVLVGASAIILGNIRIGEGVKIVAGSLVLKDVPPHSIVAGVPAHVIGRLNEHDPSLTMKHDATKEF from the exons ATGAGGCCTCAGCATGTTGAAGATGGTGATCATGAACACCATAGTAATGATAATAAGAACATTAACTCTTCATTTTCAACAACTGCTTATCACTTGGAGAGAGTTTTCCCTGTTTATGCCATGGGAATTCCAAACCCATCACACTCTTCTGCCTTTCATAATAACCATTTGGATATTTCTCTTCAAACCATTTGGGATCATATAAGAGAAGAAGCCAGGTTTGAG GCAGAAAGGGAACCAATTTTGAGTAGCTTCATGTATGCAAGTATTTTGTCACATGATTGCTTAGAGCAAGCACTAGCATCTGTTCTTGCAAATCGTCTCCAAAATCCTACTCTTTTGGCAACTCAGTTAATGGATATCTTTTTCAATCTCCTAATGCATGACGAATCTATCCGAAGATCTATTCGTTTAGATCTCAAG GCATTTAAAGACAGAGGTCCTTCTTGTGTGTCATATTGCTCTACACTTTTGAATAGAaag GGTTACCATTCTTTGCAAGTGTACCGTGTAGCGCACGCTTTATGGGGCGAGGGTCGAAAGGTATTGGCTTTAACTTTGCAAAGTAGAGTTAGTGAG GTTTTCGGCATTGATATACATCCCG CTGCAAAAATAGGAGATGAAATTCTATTAGATCATGGAACACGTGTGGTTATTGGTGAAACTGCCATTGTTGGAAACAGAGTCTCATTGATGCAA GGTGTGACTTTAGGAGAAACAGGGAAAGAAGGGGGTGATAGGCATCCCAAAGTAGCAGAAGGTGTTCTAGTTGGGGCAAGTGCAATCATACTTGGTAACATAAGAATTGGTGAAGGTGTTAAGATTGTTGCTGGTTCTCTTGTCTTGAAAGATGTTCCTCCCCATAG CATTGTGGCAGGTGTACCAGCACATGTTATTGGGCGCTTAAATGAGCATGATCCATCTTTAACCATGAAGCATG ATGCtacaaaagaattttga
- the LOC112797143 gene encoding G2/mitotic-specific cyclin-2 isoform X1, producing MGGSDENNSNSTLPRILQAGMNNQNQNVGTRKFGQNRRALSVINQNLVQGRSYPCVVNKRPLPGKQEMCEKKQADPVHRPITRRFAAQIASQQQQSCAEDPTKSNPSNSTRFEDLILIDEEQKLTADQPVPMSLEKPKLVQEEIEMEDIVEEESIINIDSSDVDDHLAVVEYIEDLHAHYRKFESLNCVSPDYMAQQFDINERMRAILVDWLIEVHDKFNLMQETLFLTINLIDRFLAKQTVIRKKLQLVGLVAMLLACKYEEVSVPVVGDLILISDKAYTRKDVLDMEKLMLNTLQFNISVPTAYVFMRRFLKAAQADKKLELLAFFLIELSLVEYDMLKFPASLLAAAAVYTAQCTVSGFKQWNKTCEWHTNYSEDQIFECSRMMVGLHQKAATAKLTGVRRKYSSSNYSYTAKCEPACFLLENQF from the exons ATGGGTGGTTCTGATGAAAACAATTCTAATTCAACCTTGCCCAGAATTCTTCAAG CAGGGATGAATAATCAGAATCAGAATGTTGGTACAAGAAAGTTTGGACAGAACAGAAGAGCATTGAGTGTGATCAATCAGAATCTAGTGCAAGGTCGATCTTACCCTTGTGTTGTTAACAAGAGACCTTTGCCTGG AAAACAAGAAATGTGTGAAAAGAAGCAGGCAGATCCAGTGCATCGTCCCATCACAAG gAGGTTTGCTGCTCAAATTGCTTCCCAGCAACAACAATCTTGTGCTGAG GATCCTACCAAGTCGAACCCCTCGAATTCGACCAGATTTGAAGACTTAATCCTCATCGATGAGGAACAAAAGTTAACAGCAGATCAACCAGTGCCCATGTCCTTGGAGAAACCAAAACTAGTGCAG GAGGAAATTGAGATGGAGGATATAGTTGAGGAGGAGTCTATTATAAACATCGATAGCAGCGATGTGGATGATCATCTTGCGGTGGTTGAATACATCGAAGATCTTCATGCACACTACAGAAAATTTGAG AGTTTGAACTGTGTCTCGCCGGATTATATGGCGCAACAATTTGACATTAATGAAAGAATGAGGGCTATACTTGTTGACTGGCTCATTGAG GTGCATGATAAATTCAACCTGATGCAAGAGACATTGTTTCTTACAATTAATCTCATAGACAGATTCTTGGCCAAACAAACTGTGATACGAAAGAAGCTTCAGCTGGTTGGTTTGGTTGCCATGCTTTTGGCTTGCAAGTATGAGGAAGTTTCTGTGCCGGTGGTTGGCGATTTAATCCTTATTTCGGATAAAGCTTACACAAGGAAGGATGTTCTGGACATG GAGAAGTTGATGCTCAACACATTGCAGTTTAACATTTCTGTGCCAACTGCATATGTTTTTATGAGAAGATTCCTGAAGGCAGCTCAAGCCGACAAAAAA CTTGAGCTGCTGGCTTTCTTCTTGATAGAGCTCTCTCTTGTGGAATATGATATGCTGAAGTTCCCGGCATCTTTGCTAGCTGCGGCCGCAGTCTACACGGCTCAATGCACTGTCAGTGGCTTCAAACAATGGAACAAGACATGTGAATGGCACACAAACTACTCAGAAGATCAGATATT CGAGTGCTCTCGGATGATGGTTGGCTTACACCAGAAGGCCGCGACTGCGAAACTCACTGGTGTGCGTAGGAAGTACAGTTCATCTAACTATAGCTATACTGCAAAATGCGAACCGGCATGTTTTCTTCTGGAGAACCAATTCTAG
- the LOC112797143 gene encoding G2/mitotic-specific cyclin-2 isoform X2, with the protein MGGSDENNSNSTLPRILQGMNNQNQNVGTRKFGQNRRALSVINQNLVQGRSYPCVVNKRPLPGKQEMCEKKQADPVHRPITRRFAAQIASQQQQSCAEDPTKSNPSNSTRFEDLILIDEEQKLTADQPVPMSLEKPKLVQEEIEMEDIVEEESIINIDSSDVDDHLAVVEYIEDLHAHYRKFESLNCVSPDYMAQQFDINERMRAILVDWLIEVHDKFNLMQETLFLTINLIDRFLAKQTVIRKKLQLVGLVAMLLACKYEEVSVPVVGDLILISDKAYTRKDVLDMEKLMLNTLQFNISVPTAYVFMRRFLKAAQADKKLELLAFFLIELSLVEYDMLKFPASLLAAAAVYTAQCTVSGFKQWNKTCEWHTNYSEDQIFECSRMMVGLHQKAATAKLTGVRRKYSSSNYSYTAKCEPACFLLENQF; encoded by the exons ATGGGTGGTTCTGATGAAAACAATTCTAATTCAACCTTGCCCAGAATTCTTCAAG GGATGAATAATCAGAATCAGAATGTTGGTACAAGAAAGTTTGGACAGAACAGAAGAGCATTGAGTGTGATCAATCAGAATCTAGTGCAAGGTCGATCTTACCCTTGTGTTGTTAACAAGAGACCTTTGCCTGG AAAACAAGAAATGTGTGAAAAGAAGCAGGCAGATCCAGTGCATCGTCCCATCACAAG gAGGTTTGCTGCTCAAATTGCTTCCCAGCAACAACAATCTTGTGCTGAG GATCCTACCAAGTCGAACCCCTCGAATTCGACCAGATTTGAAGACTTAATCCTCATCGATGAGGAACAAAAGTTAACAGCAGATCAACCAGTGCCCATGTCCTTGGAGAAACCAAAACTAGTGCAG GAGGAAATTGAGATGGAGGATATAGTTGAGGAGGAGTCTATTATAAACATCGATAGCAGCGATGTGGATGATCATCTTGCGGTGGTTGAATACATCGAAGATCTTCATGCACACTACAGAAAATTTGAG AGTTTGAACTGTGTCTCGCCGGATTATATGGCGCAACAATTTGACATTAATGAAAGAATGAGGGCTATACTTGTTGACTGGCTCATTGAG GTGCATGATAAATTCAACCTGATGCAAGAGACATTGTTTCTTACAATTAATCTCATAGACAGATTCTTGGCCAAACAAACTGTGATACGAAAGAAGCTTCAGCTGGTTGGTTTGGTTGCCATGCTTTTGGCTTGCAAGTATGAGGAAGTTTCTGTGCCGGTGGTTGGCGATTTAATCCTTATTTCGGATAAAGCTTACACAAGGAAGGATGTTCTGGACATG GAGAAGTTGATGCTCAACACATTGCAGTTTAACATTTCTGTGCCAACTGCATATGTTTTTATGAGAAGATTCCTGAAGGCAGCTCAAGCCGACAAAAAA CTTGAGCTGCTGGCTTTCTTCTTGATAGAGCTCTCTCTTGTGGAATATGATATGCTGAAGTTCCCGGCATCTTTGCTAGCTGCGGCCGCAGTCTACACGGCTCAATGCACTGTCAGTGGCTTCAAACAATGGAACAAGACATGTGAATGGCACACAAACTACTCAGAAGATCAGATATT CGAGTGCTCTCGGATGATGGTTGGCTTACACCAGAAGGCCGCGACTGCGAAACTCACTGGTGTGCGTAGGAAGTACAGTTCATCTAACTATAGCTATACTGCAAAATGCGAACCGGCATGTTTTCTTCTGGAGAACCAATTCTAG
- the LOC112797102 gene encoding uncharacterized protein, with protein MKYKHDVFISFRGTDVRRGLLSHLKKDLHREKIDFYVDDAKLKKGDKILSLLTAIEESLILLVIFSKDYASSKWCLAELEKIIECAEKNEQIAVVPVFYKLDPSEVRHQRGDYAAAFVKHEAREDKVKVQKWRYALTKAAEFSGFHYPMDSELDESDVVDEIVEDICSKLRKFSSSESDDPAKSNGLVGIDKNIGWINSLMTNNSEQVLKIGFWGMGGIGKTTIAQLVFDKFSHQYEGCYFLENIRDELKNNQLNYLRDEVVSKLLGEENHHITGASRANSSTMRRLSKKKVILVLDNVNTPKLLRDFLEPIDLGPGSRVIVTSRNQQVFTAGVFHEIHHVKELKSEESLELFCLNAFNESQPKRGFKELSREAVAIAKGVPLALKVFGSYFHSKSSDIWKCALERFKKYPDPDGEIQSVLRFSYDELHDIEKKVFLDIAFFFKGEDKDYVISQLDAWNFHGPSGIASLQEKALITISKDNKIQMHDLLQRMGWEIVRQESATPGRRSRVNDPEEVYDILKNNKGSDSVEGILLDLSQIGEVALNVDSLKKMPNLRLIKVYSPLPIEVPMQIRYFIPQDFLSVLYKRIKMDDLTEELLEESGSLNQSCDNEDIDDVVETIKGTQVDGIKILDTIIEMHILGMPKLNMPMHVEHPMPGLPIMQDLVKDTKGISTQPLMLSKLSKLGGVHKLANYNENDGVLVLATNDLSRSMPQRNPNIGSAVKELISLGSEFHVKSTHHLFMEGSSVSKGLSFSTKEIRSINSTLNRTEALNSSVELFKNLECSDAKALQCYAETRMELLNSSTGCFISHDYSDIDDLQLETTRKDELSFLRSTNYYRLSNCRENKHIGKPKLLVLFDGLRYSEQMSILVLGGSSLQWSYLWCISNNSQFMQLPVGPQLTNCVKLSLEVSPGSLPSPLLLSIMHLPPHLKSLSVRGGRSFWHKIKLPPFIPDVRTCRRMRMWRESLPSKINHHVYMEHLSLPRNLQPIMEFPTSIQSLDIDGYIMPEGLSSSFTYLPHLESLSLDYCTDLPFTSELPSFVQSLEISNGIISKSLSSNFKYLLHLKVLPWRDCSNFRFTSEFLSSIQSLKVSNCLMLKSLSSSFKYLSNLKDLTLKNCSNLRSISERPSSIQSLKIFNCIMLESLPSRFKYLSSLKDLTLRDCINLRCISELPPSIQYMEIFNCIMLESLPSSFKYLSSLKDLTWRDCSNLRSISELPPSIQSLKIFNCIMMESLPSSFKFFSTLESLTISNCSDLEEFLPSFHHPFNT; from the exons ATGAAATATAAGCATGATGTGTTCATCAGCTTTAGAGGCACCGATGTCCGGCGTGGTCTGCTTAGCCATCTGAAGAAAGATCTGCACCGTGAGAAGATTGATTTCTATGTAGATGATGCTAAACTTAAGAAGGGAGATAAAATATTATCACTACTCACGGCAATTGAAGAGTCGCTAATTTTGTTAGTTATATTCTCAAAAGACTATGCTTCTTCGAAATGGTGTTTGGCTGAGCTCGAAAAGATAATAGAGTGTGCtgaaaaaaatgaacaaattgCTGTGGTACCTGTCTTCTATAAACTAGATCCATCAGAGGTGCGGCACCAGAGAGGAGATTATGCTGCTGCTTTTGTTAAACATGAAGCTAGGGAAGACAAGGTCAAGGTACAAAAATGGAGATATGCTCTAACTAAAGCTGCTGAATTTTCAGGATTTCATTATCCGATGGACTCTGAGTT GGATGAATCCGATGTTGTTGATGAAATTGTAGAAGACATTTGTAGCAAACTGAGAAAGTTTTCCTCAAGTGAATCAGATGACCCAGCTAAATCAAATGGCCTTGTTGGAATTGATAAAAATATTGGATGGATTAACTCCTTAATGACAAATAATTCAGAACAAGTTCTAAAGATTGGGTTTTGGGGCATGGGTGGCATAGGTAAGACAACCATTGCTCAACTTGTGTTTGACAAATTTTCTCACCAATATGAGGGCTGCTACTTCTTGGAGAATATAAGAGATGAACTGAAAAATAAtcagttaaattatttaagaGACGAAGTTGTTTCTAAGCTATTAGGGGAAGAAAATCATCATATAACTGGTGCAAGCAGGGCAAATTCCTCCACCATGAGGAGGCTAAGTAAGAAGAAGGTTATCCTTGTGCTAGATAATGTGAATACTCCAAAGCTTCTAAGAGATTTCCTCGAACCAATTGACTTGGGGCCAGGGAGTAGAGTGATTGTAACTAGCAGAAATCAGCAAGTGTTTACTGCAGGAGTATTTCATGAAATACACCATGTCAAGGAGCTGAAGTCTGAAGAATCCCTTGAACTCTTCTGTTTAAATGCCTTCAATGAAAGCCAACCCAAAAGGGGATTCAAAGAGCTATCTAGAGAGGCAGTTGCTATTGCCAAGGGTGTCCCATTAGCTTTAAAAGTTTTTGGTTCATATTTCCATTCTAAAAGTAGTGACATATGGAAATGTGCCCTAGAAAGATTCAAGAAGTATCCTGATCCTGATGGGGAAATTCAAAGTGTGTTGAGGTTTAGTTATGATGAATTACATGACATAGAGAAAAAGGTTTTTCTAGATATTGCATTCTTTTTCAAAGGAGAAGATAAAGATTATGTCATAAGCCAGCTGGATGCTTGGAACTTTCATGGACCTAGTGGAATAGCCTCTCTCCAAGAGAAAGCTCTTATAACCATTTCAAAGGACAATAAAATACAAATGCATGATTTATTGCAAAGAATGGGTTGGGAAATAGTTCGTCAAGAATCTGCTACTCCCGGACGACGAAGCCGAGTGAATGATCCAGAGGAAGTGTATGACATATTGAAGAATAACAAG GGAAGTGATTCAGTGGAAGGCATACTGTTAGATTTATCTCAAATCGGAGAGGTAGCCTTGAATGTTGACAGCCTTAAAAAGATGCCTAATCTAAGATTAATCAAGGTTTACTCTCCATTGCCTATTGAGGTTCCTATGCAAATTAGATATTTTATACCACAG GATTTTCTCAGTGTGCTTTACAAAAGAATAAAAATGGATGACTTGACAGAAGAGTTATTGGAAGAATCTGGAAGCTTGAATCAATCATGTGATAATGAGGATATCGATGATGTCGTTGAAACTATCAAG GGAACTCAAGTAGATGGCATAAAAATTCTTGACACTATTATAGAGATGCATATTTTGGGAATGCCTAAATTAAACATGCCGATGCATGTGGAGCATCCTATGCCTGGTTTGCCGATAATGCAG gaTTTGGTAAAGGATACAAAGGGTATATCCACTCAGCCTCTGATGCTGTCGAAGTTGTCTAAGTTGGGGGGTGTTCATAAATtggcaaattacaatgaaaatgATGGAGTTCTGGTTTTAGCAACAAATGATCTAAGTAGATCAATGCCACAGCGGAATCCCAACATTGGATCTGCAGTGAAAGAGTTGATCAGCCTTGGAAGTGAGTTTCACGTGAAATCCACTCACCATCTTTTCATGGAAGGTTCCTCAGTTTCAAAGGGCTTGTCCTTCTCAACAAAGGAAATAAGATCAATAAATTCAACCCTTAACAGAACGGAAGCATTGAACTCCTCCGTGGAGCTCTTCAAGAATCTTGAATGCTCAGATGCTAAAGCTCTACAATGTTATGCAGAGACTAGAATGGAACTATTGAACTCCTCCACGGGGTGCTTCATTTCTCATGATTACTCAGATATTGATGATCTGCAACTTGAGACTACCCGTAAAGATGAGTTATCTTTTCTGAGATCTACAAACTATTACAGGCTTTCTAATTGCAGAGAGAATAAACATATTGGGAAACCGAAGCTTCTAGTCCTGTTTGATGGGCTACGGTATTCCGAACAAATGTCTATCTTGGTTCTTGGTGGATCGAGCCTCCAATGGAGTTATTTATGGTGCATAAGTAATAATTCTCAGTTTATGCAACTTCCTGTTGGTCCTCAGTTAACGAATTGTGTAAAATTGTCTCTAGAAGTATCTCCAGGGAGTTTGCCTTCGCCTTTGCTTTTGAGCATCATGCATCTTCCTCCGCATCTTAAAAGCCTGTCAGTGCGTGGTGGTAGAAGTTTTTGGCATAAAATAAAGCTTCCACCATTCATTCCAGACGTGCGTACTTGCCGCAGAATGCGCATGTGGCGGGAAAGTTTGCCATCGAAGATCAATCATCATGTGTATATGGAACACCTGTCATTGCCTAGAAATTTACAGCCTATAATGGAGTTTCCAACATCCATTCAATCCTTGGATATTGATGGCTACATTATGCCAGAGGGTTTGTCTTCAAGCTTCACTTATCTTCCACATCTTGAAAGCTTGTCATTGGATTATTGTACAGACCTTCCGTTTACATCAGAGCTTCCATCATTCGTTCAATCTTTGGAAATTTCCAACGGCATTATTTCAAAGAGTTTGTCTTCAAACTTCAAGTATCTTTTACATCTTAAAGTCCTGCCTTGGAGAGATTGTAGCAATTTTCGATTTACATCAGAGTTTTTATCATCCATTCAATCATTGAAAGTTTCCAACTGTCTTATGTTGAAGAGTTTGTCTTCGAGTTTCAAGTATCTTTCTAATCTTAAAGACCTGACATTGAAAAATTGTAGCAATCTTCGATCTATATCAGAGCGTCCATCATCCATTCagtccttaaaaattttcaactgCATTATGCTGGAGAGTTTGCCATCGAGGTTCAAATATCTCTCTAGTCTTAAAGACTTGACATTGAGAGATTGTATCAATCTTCGATGTATATCAGAGCTTCCACCATCCATTCAATACATGGAAATTTTCAACTGCATTATGCTGGAGAGTTTGCCTTCGAGCTTCAAGTATCTTTCTAGTCTTAAAGATCTGACATGGAGAGATTGTAGCAATCTTCGATCTATATCAGAACTTCCACCATCTATTCAATCCTTGAAAATTTTCAACTGCATTATGATGGAGAGTTTGCCTTCGAGTTTTAAGTTTTTTTCTACTCTTGAAAGCCTGACAATAAGCAATTGTAGCGATCTAGAAGAATTTCTTCCTAGCTTTCACCATCCATTCAATACTTGA